In Deltaproteobacteria bacterium, the genomic stretch CGCGGCCGCCGACGATGGCACACAGCTCGCTGGCGTGCGGATCGTCGACCACGGCGGTCAGGGTGCGCTCGTCATCGCGACAGTTGCGACTGACGCGACCCAGCGGCACGCCAATCTTCATGGGCCGGCATCGCAGCGCGGCGGTGCCCATGCCGCCATCTCGGAGCTGATGACGCGGGCGTTGTTGCGCGATGCGATCGGTGAAGCTGCGGACGTTGAACGAAAGCCACGCCCGCGCGTCGTCGAGCGCGGGGCCGTCTTCGATCGTCGCGGCCAGGCAGGGATCGCCGGCCTGCAGCGCTTCGACGCTCGGCACGCACATGCCGAGCACCGCGGGGCGCGTCGCGTGGTTCGCGAGTGCTTCGCAGGCGAGGCCGTCGGCACAGCGCCAGCGACTCGCAGGCGCGAGCGCATCGCCCGGCAGTGGGCACGGCCCGCCCTTGCCTGCGACGGGCGCGTCGTCGGTATCGCGCGGGGGCGCGCCCGGGTGCGGTCGCAGGCGTTCGGGCGCGGTACCGGCCGCGAGCGCGGCGAGGTACGCGGTGCGTCGCGGCAGCTCGGCGGCGACGTGGGGTGAGAACGGCAGCTGCACGCGGTTGCCATCGGTCGCGGCCATCACGGCGTCGGCATCGCGACCGAAGGGACGGTCGACGCCGAGCATGTGGAAGCCCGCGGTCGAGCCGTGCTGATGGCAGCCCATGCACGACGACGCATCGAGCCGCTCGAGCAGGCCCCGCGCGTCGCCGACGAAGCGCGGCGCGGGCAGGGGCGCAGCCGCGAGGATCTCGCGGGCCTCGGGCTCGGCGAGGATCGCCGAGAACGGGCGATTGGCGAGCCGAACGCTGCCGTGGGTCGACCACGACAGCGCGACGTCGGCCAGCAGCTCCCGCGGCAGCACGAACGTGCCCTCGTCGATCTCGCGCAGGTGCTCGCGCAGGTACGTCGTCAGTGCGGCGCGCTTGTCGGGGTCACGACGGATCGCCAGCACGTCCGGCGTGTTCTCGAGCGGGGCCGGCCGCAGGCGCCCACCGTCCAGCGCGAACACCCGCATCGCATACATCGCCTGGCCCGCGAACCCGCGACCATCGACGCGCTCGAGGTCGGAGGGGAAGCGGACCAGCTGCGCGTTGATCTCCAGCTGGCGGAAGCGGGCGGCGCCCGGCGCCAATGGGCCCGCCAGCCACGCGTCGGCGATCTGCGCGACGTTGCCGTCGTGCAGTGGTTCCGCGCGCCAGCGCTGCGCGACCACGCGACAGCCCTCGCCGTCGTCGGGCACCGCGAAGACCACGTTGATCGTCAGCGGAAGCCGTGAGGCCGCGAGCTTGCCGTCTTGCGGGTGCTCGTAGGAGAGGCGATAGATCAGCCGCAGTTCGCCACAGCCACCGATGAAGTCGCGGCGGTCGGGGCGATAGACCACCGCGGCGAGGGGGAAGCGGGCGTCGGGCGAGCGCAGCCACGCGGCCCGCAGCACCCGCGCGACATTGCCGTTGCCGCGATGATCGAGGTCACCGCCCTGCTCGGTCTTCGCGGCGGTGCGATCGTAGGTGCGCGTGATGTCGTCCTCCCAATCGATCGCCAGCTCCTCGACCACGCGCGCGAGGTCGGCGGCCAGCGTGTCCGCGATCGATCGCCAGTGCGACGGTTCACCATCCGCGTGCGCTGCGTCGAGCGATGCGCCCGTGGTCGGGTCGCCAGCGGGTGGGGCGGGCAGCGGCTTGCCATCGATGCGACCGATGATCGTGTGCAGCGACAGCGGTGCGCTCGCGTCGGCGTCCCAGCGCGCCAGCAGGCGTGGATCGGTCACGAGGTGCATCGGCGTCGCGGCCGGGTCGATCTCCACATCCGAAGCCGCGTGGCCCGGCGGCGTGGTGTCGGCCTGCGGCGCGCTCGCGTCGGACTCGGCCTTCGCGCGCGCACCGGGTGTGCCGACCTCCGAGGGCGTGCCGCAGGCCAGCAGCAGTGCGAGCGGGCCCGCCCACGGTGCACGGCCGAGAGCTGGCGGATACGTGGCGCGCACGCCGGTCATGCCTCCCAGGGCGCCCCGCCGTCAGCCATCGACGCGAGCAGGTCGGCATCGACGCAATCCTGCGGGCGACCCGAGGCGCGCTTCAGTCGGATGAGCTCTTCGCGCCCGACGACCTCGACCATCGTTCCATCGATCAAGTCGGAGGGGAGGGCCATCGGGGTGCTCCAGTCGCCACGCTTGCGCGCACATCTCCCAGACGGCCGCGAGGCGCTCGGTGGGCGAGGTGGAGCGCCAGAAGTCGAGCTCGAATGCAGCGTTGCCGCCGGCAGGCACGGTGCCGCCGGTCCAACTGCGGCGTCGTTGCTCTGCGCGCGCGGCCCTGCTCATCCTTCGCGAGGATAGCATGGCCTCGTCCGCGCCCCGGCCGACCAAGCATCACGACTCGGGCGGCGAGTCCCAGTCGACCACGTCTTCGCCCTTCTCGCGCGAGAGGATGTCGATCGCCGCGGCGGCGCCATCGCCCGCGCTGATGATCGCCTGGCTGCGGCCCGGTCGTGCGAGTCGACCCACGACGTATACGCCCGGCACCGAGCTGGCGCCGTTGCGATCGGTCTGCACGCCGCGTTGCTCGTCGAACGCGAGCCCGAGCATGCTCGCCAGCTTCGGGCTCTTGCCCTCCGACAGCACCAGGTACTTCGCGCGGACTTGCGCACCACCCTCGAGGGTCACCGCGAAGCCGTCGCCGTCCTTCGCGACGGTCTCGACGCGCACGTCCTCGATCGCGCCGCCTTGCGCCGTGACCTGGGCGCGACCGATCTTCTGGAGCTCGGAGCCGTGGATCTCCTCGAAGCCGAGGTAGTTGCGCAGCAGCGCCCAGTGCATCGCGGTCTTGTCCTGGCCGAAGACCACCACCTGCTTGCCGGCCTTGGCCAGGAACAACGCCGCACTGAGGCCGCCGGGGCCGTCACCGATCACGATCACGTCGCGTGTCATCTGGGGCATCGCACTGCTTCGCTCCTGCGGGCGAGCTTGCACGCGGCCGCGCCGCGTTGCCAGCGTCGCAGTCGTCCGCGGCTCGCCGTGCTCGCGCTGCCTCGCGCGGGCCGACGGCGCGGTCGCCTCCGCGGGGCTGCTCGCCCGCATCGCAGCGCTCGTGTACCATCGTCCACTGGGATCCGATGGGGCCGCGGGACTCAGATCTGCTCGAGCGCTGGCGTGCAGGTGACCGCAGCAGCGGCGAGGCACTGATCGCGAAGCACTACCGCAGCGTGCTGCGCTTCTTCGAGCTCAACGCCAGCTGGGCCGCCGAGGATCTCACGCAGCGGACGTTCATGGCGTGCATCGAGGGCGCCGCCGCGCTCCGCGACGTCGAGGCGTTCCGCGCCTACCTGTTCGGCGTCGCGCGGCGGCAGCTCGCCCAGCACCAGCGACAGATGTCGCGCACCAAGGCGCTGCGGCGCTTCGATGCCACGCCGCAAGCTGGCAGCGCCCAGCTCACCACGCTGCTGGCGCGTAGTCGCGAGCAGGTGCTGGCGCTGCGCGCACTCGCGACGCTGCCGCGCCGCGTGCAGACGCTGCTCGTCCTGCACTACTGGGACGGTGTGGGCATCGGTGAGCTCGCGGCCAGCGAGCGCGTGCCGACCAGCACGATCCGCACCCGCCTCGCCCGCGCCCGCGACTCGATGCGGGCCCGACTGGGCGAGCTCGACGTCACACCCACCGCGGGCCCCACCGACGAGCAGCTGCGCATGCTGATGGTCTCGCTGGTTGCCACCGACGATCCGCGCGTCTCGGTCTCGAGCCGGGCTTGAGGCAGCCGTGACACCGTCGGTGGATCCTGCGATCACCCACGGGCCACTCGGACCCGGCACGCGCCTGGGTCGCTATCAAATCTTGCGTCGGCTCGCGACCGGCGGCATGGCCGAGCTGTATCTCGCGCGCCACGTGGGTGCCGCCGGCTACCAGAAGGTGGTCGCGCTCAAGCGGGTGCGGCCGCACCTGGCCGAGGACCAGCAGTTCGTCGCGCGCTTCCTCAACGAGGCCCGCCTCGCGGCTGGGCTCGACCATTCGAGCATCGCGCACGTGATCGACTTCGGTGTCGAGGGTGGCGAGCACTTCATGGCCATGGAGTACGTCCACGGCCGCAGCGTGATGCAGCTGCTGCAGCAGTTCGAACGTTGCCCGCTGCCGCTCGCGTGCGCCGTGCTGATCGTGCGCGACGTCGCGGCCGCGCTGCACCACGCCCACGAGCGGCGCGGCCCCGACGGCCGTCCGCTCGGGCTGGTCCATCGCGACGTGTCGCCGTCGAACGTGCTGGTGAGCTTCGACGGCGACGTGAAGTTGGTCGACTTCGGCATCGCCAAGGCCACCGCCGAGGGCAGTGCGACCCGCACGGGCACGATCCTCGGCAAGCTCTCGTACATGGCGCCCGAGCAGCTCCGCGGGCAACGCATCGATCGCCGCTCCGACGTGTTCGCGCTCGGTGCCCTCGCGTACGAGCTCATGACCGGCGTGCGGTGCTTCTACGCCGAGGGCGAGTTTGCGCTCATCAACCGCGTGGTCGCGGCCCGCTTCGAGCGCCCGTCGGCGGTCGTCGAGGGCTTTCCACCGGCGCTCGAGGCCATCCTCGCGCGGAGCCTCGCGGCCGATCCCGACGCCCGCTGGGCGGACGCGCGGGAGCTGCAGCTCGCGCTCGAGAGCTTCGCAGCGACGGCGGGACATTCGCTCTCCAAGCTCGAGCTGGCCGAACACATGCGCGCCTGCTTCGGCGACGAGCCGTATCCCCGCACCGACGTCGTGCCGCTGCCGACCGAGGCGGTGGTGTCGACGACCGAGGCGGTGGCATCGATGGAGCCGACGCCGGTCGGACGCACGCGTCGACGCTCGCCGGCCGCGTGGGTCGGCGTGGCGCTGGTGACTGGCCTCGTGGTTGGCTTGGTGACGCGCGAGTGGCTCGGCGACGACGAGCCTGCGCCCGTGGTCGCGCCCGAGCTCGGCACCGGCGAGCGCGAGTCCGCACGGGCCCCCGCCGTCGCGGAGGTCGGTGCGGATCCGCCGAGCAAGGTCGAGCCCTCGACGCATGGCGATGCCCCGAATGCGCAGGCCGGCGAGTCGTCCCCATCGACGTCGAGCCCCGCGGCGGCACCCGAACGCCGCTCGCGCGGCCGGACACCGGCGCGCCGGAGATCGTCGGGCTCGGCCGTCACACCCACCGCTCCGTCGCGCGATGCGACGCTGCGCGACTTCTTGCCGCCGTCGCGACGCAAGGACGAATGAGCGCGTCTGCTAAGCTGCGGCCCCCGGATGCACTGGCCGTGTCTCGTCGTCCTCGCCCTCGCGCCGCCGTCCGCCGCGGACGATGCCGCGCAGCGGATCCGCGCGGGCGACTATGCCGGGGCGGCGGCTGCGTTCGAGCGCGGCTATGCCGAGACCGGCGATCCTGCGCTGCTGTTCGGTGAGGCCCAGGCGTTGCGGCGCGCCGGGGACTGTCGTGCCGCGATCGCGGTGTTCGAGCGCTTCATCGCGACCGAGCCGCCGCGCGCCGACGTCGACGCAGCGAGCGACGCGATCGATGCCTGCCGCGGGATCCTCGGTCCGGCTGCAGCGCCGCGGGTCGACCCGACGCCACCGCGCGAGCCACCGACGCCGCCACCCGAGCCCACCACGCCACCGTGGTCCGCGGATCGTGCGGGCGCGGTGTTGCTCGGGGTCGGGGCCGTGCTCGCGGTGGTCGGCGCCGGCTTGTTCGGCGCGTCGTACACGCGGCTCGATGCGCGCCCGTCGTCGGAAGCGGACTTCGAGCGACGCCGAGGGACCGTGCGTCCCATGTGGGGCAGCGGCCTCGGATTGCTCGCCGCAGGCGGGGCCCTCGCGGTGGGTGGGGCGATTCGATGGGGCGTGGTCGCGCGCGGCCGCACGCGCGCCCGCGTCGTGGTCGCGCTCGACTCGGGGGTCACCATCCGCTTCTGAGCTGCCGACGAGAACGCGACGATCTGGCATGGGGAGGGCGGTGGGCCCCTGCTAGCATGGGTCCGTGGTGGGCCCTCGCGCGAGCATCGTCGCCCTCGCGGCGCTGGTCGGCGCGGGTTGTCCGTCGCTGGGCAGCTTCGAGTGTCGCACGCCGCAGGAGTGCAACCGGCCCGAGCTCGTCGGCGGGCAGTGTCTGGCCGACGGTGCGTGTGCATATGCCGACGACGCGTGCGCGTCGGGCCTGCGTCGTTCGCCGTATGCGTCGTCGCGCGCCGGCACCTGCGTGCCGCTGCCGGACACCACCGGCGATGCATCGGATGTCTCGGGCGTGCTCGACACCGACAGCGGACCCGAGCGCGTCACCGGCGGTGCGATCGAGTGCCAACGCGGCTACGCGTATCGACGCGAGCTCACGATCGAGGCCGGCGCGCCGGTCGAGGCAGGCCACTCGATCGCGGTACCGCTCGACCACGCCGCGCTGGTGGCCGCCGGAATGTCGCTGCCGGACGGCAGCGACGTGCGTGTGTTCGAGGTGGTCGACGATTGCCCCGTCGTCGAGCTCGATCGCGTCGCCGATCCGCGCATCGGTTGGAACGCCGCCGACACGCGGGTGTGGTTCGCCGCGCCCGCGGCAGTGGCGACGGGCGAGGTCCAGCGCGGCATCTTCCTCTACTACGGCCACGACGATCCGGCGCCGGTGGCCAACGACTGGAATGCGGTGTTCGAGGTCGGCAGTGACTTCGAGGGCGACGAGCTGCCGCCGGGCCTGCTGGCCTCGATCAATCCCCCCGGGGCGCTGAGCGTCGATGGCGGAACGCTGCGCGTGTGGTACGACGCGCTCGACATCGCCGCGGCGGCGATCGTGGTGTTGTCCGAGCCGTTGCCGGACGATCGTCGCTTCGAGTTCGTCAACCGAGCCCGCCTGGTCTCGGGCAACGATGTCGACTCGAACATGAAGTACTTCACGTTGGTCGCGTCGGCGCAGCCG encodes the following:
- a CDS encoding NAD(P)/FAD-dependent oxidoreductase — its product is MTRDVIVIGDGPGGLSAALFLAKAGKQVVVFGQDKTAMHWALLRNYLGFEEIHGSELQKIGRAQVTAQGGAIEDVRVETVAKDGDGFAVTLEGGAQVRAKYLVLSEGKSPKLASMLGLAFDEQRGVQTDRNGASSVPGVYVVGRLARPGRSQAIISAGDGAAAAIDILSREKGEDVVDWDSPPES
- a CDS encoding sigma-70 family RNA polymerase sigma factor; the encoded protein is MGPRDSDLLERWRAGDRSSGEALIAKHYRSVLRFFELNASWAAEDLTQRTFMACIEGAAALRDVEAFRAYLFGVARRQLAQHQRQMSRTKALRRFDATPQAGSAQLTTLLARSREQVLALRALATLPRRVQTLLVLHYWDGVGIGELAASERVPTSTIRTRLARARDSMRARLGELDVTPTAGPTDEQLRMLMVSLVATDDPRVSVSSRA
- a CDS encoding serine/threonine protein kinase produces the protein MTPSVDPAITHGPLGPGTRLGRYQILRRLATGGMAELYLARHVGAAGYQKVVALKRVRPHLAEDQQFVARFLNEARLAAGLDHSSIAHVIDFGVEGGEHFMAMEYVHGRSVMQLLQQFERCPLPLACAVLIVRDVAAALHHAHERRGPDGRPLGLVHRDVSPSNVLVSFDGDVKLVDFGIAKATAEGSATRTGTILGKLSYMAPEQLRGQRIDRRSDVFALGALAYELMTGVRCFYAEGEFALINRVVAARFERPSAVVEGFPPALEAILARSLAADPDARWADARELQLALESFAATAGHSLSKLELAEHMRACFGDEPYPRTDVVPLPTEAVVSTTEAVASMEPTPVGRTRRRSPAAWVGVALVTGLVVGLVTREWLGDDEPAPVVAPELGTGERESARAPAVAEVGADPPSKVEPSTHGDAPNAQAGESSPSTSSPAAAPERRSRGRTPARRRSSGSAVTPTAPSRDATLRDFLPPSRRKDE